A genomic segment from Acidobacteriota bacterium encodes:
- a CDS encoding alkaline phosphatase family protein, whose amino-acid sequence MQINGFAQNDFSIPTLPQVSPLTESQIVELSPTDCDYKFPERAENFRCLSNNGSANVSLIFGSFKKELHIVAIDENPDGKSRFERLVIDEDSEASNGFLATIKQGEWFPLELNKNNLVTVGLYAKLLKLDTHLNEVKIYFGAAFRNGGYPNSFVEKIEKEVGFAVGGPDYQGYLQDKITIETLLEQAHRETGYMQKAALYCINNLEFDLLLYDHPILDRYGHYLYGTSTDKFPVMKDGYIATDKNLKAILKAIDNDTALLIVSGHGFSEAHTSFSLLKIFDSMGVKISPAENADIAVIASKLSAHIYLNNRNLSESGKRNYLQSLKQKLENYKDKNTGKTIIDKVLFPNEMKRFHLYNPTTSGDLWICLKAGYTFDGVIAPYELRGQPTFVGEHGYFDRSPEAKGFFSLYSQKKITLTNRIKDSTDIMPIIFNLLKNENFICDFVF is encoded by the coding sequence TTGCCCAAAACGATTTTAGCATTCCTACCTTGCCGCAGGTTTCACCGCTTACCGAAAGTCAAATCGTTGAGTTGTCACCAACCGATTGCGATTACAAATTTCCAGAAAGAGCGGAAAATTTTCGATGTCTTTCAAACAACGGTTCAGCAAATGTAAGTTTGATTTTTGGCTCATTCAAAAAAGAGCTACATATCGTTGCCATTGATGAAAACCCTGATGGCAAATCAAGGTTTGAGCGTTTGGTCATTGACGAAGATTCAGAAGCGTCAAACGGCTTTTTAGCAACCATCAAGCAGGGCGAATGGTTTCCGTTAGAACTTAACAAGAATAATTTAGTGACCGTCGGGCTTTATGCCAAATTGTTAAAGTTAGATACTCATTTGAACGAAGTGAAAATCTATTTCGGTGCTGCTTTTCGCAACGGCGGGTATCCAAATTCATTCGTTGAAAAGATTGAAAAAGAAGTTGGGTTTGCTGTCGGTGGACCTGATTATCAGGGTTATCTGCAAGATAAAATAACCATCGAAACCTTGCTCGAACAAGCCCACCGCGAAACTGGGTATATGCAAAAGGCGGCTCTTTATTGCATCAACAATCTCGAATTTGACCTTTTGCTTTATGATCATCCGATTCTCGACCGCTACGGACATTATTTGTATGGGACAAGCACCGATAAATTTCCCGTAATGAAAGACGGTTACATTGCAACCGACAAAAATCTTAAAGCGATTCTTAAAGCGATTGATAACGATACGGCATTACTCATTGTTTCAGGGCACGGCTTTAGTGAGGCACACACGAGTTTTTCACTACTCAAAATTTTTGACAGTATGGGCGTGAAAATATCGCCCGCAGAAAACGCTGACATAGCTGTTATCGCCAGCAAGCTTTCAGCGCACATCTATCTAAACAACCGCAATTTGAGCGAATCGGGAAAACGAAACTATCTGCAATCATTAAAACAAAAACTTGAAAATTACAAAGACAAAAACACCGGCAAAACAATAATTGATAAGGTTTTATTTCCAAATGAAATGAAACGCTTTCATCTTTACAACCCAACAACTAGCGGCGATTTATGGATATGCTTGAAAGCAGGTTACACATTCGATGGGGTCATTGCTCCTTATGAATTGAGAGGACAACCAACCTTTGTCGGCGAACACGGGTATTTTGACCGCTCCCCCGAAGCAAAGGGATTCTTCTCTCTTTACAGTCAAAAAAAGATTACATTGACAAACAGAATTAAGGACAGCACAGACATTATGCCAATAATTTTCAACCTGTTGAAAAATGAAAATTTTATTTGTGATTTTGTTTTTTAG